A single Triticum dicoccoides isolate Atlit2015 ecotype Zavitan chromosome 2A, WEW_v2.0, whole genome shotgun sequence DNA region contains:
- the LOC119353921 gene encoding non-specific lipid transfer protein GPI-anchored 2-like, whose translation MGLTPCMGYLTNTGVATPPAACCGAFKSLVDNAPICLCHGLNGDINKIMPAPMDFMRMMSLPGNCAVPLPMQTIAQCATASVPPLDPPTAPAAPSPKPSL comes from the exons ATGGGGCTGACGCCATGCATGGGCTACCTCACCAACACCGGCGTGGCGACGCCCCCGGCGGCGTGCTGCGGCGCCTTCAAGTCCCTGGTGGACAACGCCCCCATCTGCCTCTGCCACGGCCTGAACGGTGACATCAACAAGATCATGCCCGCGCCCATGGACTTCATGCGCATGATGTCGCTCCCCGGAAACTGCGCCGTCCCGCTGCCAATGCAGACGATTGCCCAGTGCGCCA CGGCATCTGTGCCACCACTGGACCCTCCTACCGCCCCAGCAGCCCCATCCCCAA AGCCATCACTGTAG
- the LOC119353920 gene encoding EID1-like F-box protein 2, with translation MVLVVKQHRCTHSASCSCTKGHLSEDALFLVFRHMNWNPRLIANLSCVCKWFDEVAKQVLWKEFCHARAPKMMLDLHSDGSHIVDGNWKALGKLLIYCNGCTKGGLFGNIHVPGHFVFRTRFSRTAGKSFLPLQCRMDVLYVSDPCEHLDQGEEGDLGFFRGIFKSFATSRVKKILIEKQARFHPTEVCPYCKAKLWNMLHADMMPASASARLGAYDDSVEYFVCLNGHVIGLGTLLPLSDSEEAPEE, from the coding sequence ATGGTGCTGGTGGTGAAGCAGCACCGCTGCACGCACTCGGCGTCCTGCTCCTGCACCAAGGGCCACCTCAGCGAGGACGCTCTGTTCCTCGTCTTCCGCCACATGAACTGGAACCCCAGGCTGATCGCCAACCTCTCCTGCGTCTGCAAGTGGTTCGACGAGGTCGCCAAGCAAGTGCTGTGGAAGGAGTTCTGCCATGCCAGGGCGCCCAAGATGATGCTGGATCTGCATTCCGACGGCAGCCACATTGTCGACGGCAACTGGAAGGCGCTCGGGAAGCTGCTGATCTACTGCAACGGCTGCACAAAGGGGGGCTTGTTCGGAAACATCCATGTCCCCGGACACTTTGTGTTCAGGACGCGCTTCTCAAGGACCGCAGGCAAGAGCTTCCTGCCTCTGCAGTGTAGGATGGATGTCTTGTATGTGTCCGATCCGTGCGAACATCTTGACCAGGGGGAAGAAGGCGACCTGGGTTTTTTCCGTGGCATCTTCAAGTCGTTTGCCACTTCAAGGGTCAAGAAGATCCTGAttgagaagcaggctaggttccatcCAACGGAGGTTTGCCCCTATTGCAAGGCTAAGCTATGGAACATGCTGCATGCTGATATGATGCCGGCGAGTGCTTCCGCCAGGCTGGGTGCTTACGATGATTCCGTGGAGTACTTTGTATGCCTGAATGGACATGTTATTGGATTGGGTACCCTGTTACCTCTCTCGGATTCTGAGGAGGCACCGGAGGAGTAA